The Streptomyces sp. ALI-76-A nucleotide sequence TGAGGTCGGCGACCGCCGGGCCGGTGACGGCGACCCTGGGCAGCCGGCGGACCTCGACCCGCTCGTAGTCCTCGACCTCGGCGACGGCGGCCCGGACCACGTCCATGAGCTGCACCGGCTTGCGCCACTGCCGGGAGGGGGCGGCGCCGGAGAGGATCACCAGGCCCTCGGCATGCCGGCGCATACGGGTCGTCAGGTGGTCGAGGCGGAACAGGTCGGCGAGTTCGTCCGTGTCCTCGGTCCGGCGCTCCATGGTGTCGAGCAGGGTGAGCTGCTTGTGCAGGAGGACCTGGCTGCGCCGGGCGAGGTTCACGAAGACCTCGGAGACGCCGGCCCGCAACTCGGCCTGCTTGACGGCGGCTTCGACGGCCGCACGCTGGAGGGTGTTGAGGGCCTGGCCGACCTCGCCGATCTCGTTCTTGTCGTACTCCAGCTGCGGGACCTCGGTCTCCACGTCCACGTGCTCGCCCGCGGACAGGCGGCGCATCACGCTGGGCAGCCGTACCCCGGACGCCTCGTGGGCGTCCAGGCGCAGCTGCCGCAGGTCGCGGATGAGGTTGCGGCCGACACGGACGGACAGCACGAGCGAGGCGAGCAGCGCGACCAGACCGAGCACCCCGGCGACGGACGCCTTGATGATGACGCCCATCGCGTCCGGGCGGACCCGGTCCTGATAGCGGTCGCCCGCCTGGTCGTTGAGCGTGGCGAGTTCGTCGAGCACGCTGCCGGCGGCCGCGTCCCAGCTCTTGGCGGTGACCGAACGCGGGGTTCCGGGAGCGGAGTCGATCACGGACTGCTCGGCCGAGCGCAGGGGAGCGGAGGTGGCGTTCTTCCAGAAGCTCGCGAAGCGTTCGCGCTCCGTCGGCGGCAGCACCGGCAGGCTGATGTCGTACAGCAGGGTGCGCTGGGCGGCGAGGTCGGAGACCTCGCGGATCTCGTCCCGGGAGAGCTTTCCGACCACCAGGGCGGAGCCGAGGAGGGCGTCCTCCCGGGAGAGCAGTTCACGGGCGCGGGTGACGTTCACCAGGGCGCGGGCCTGCTTGTCCAACTCCACGCTGTCGACGCCGTCGAGAGCCGCCAGCAGGGAGTAGCAGGGATCGACGAGCCTGTTGTACTGGCCGAGGGCCGCGGCTCGGGTGACGCTGCGTTCCTCGACGCTGCGCCGGAGGGAGTCGATGCCTTCGAAGGCGTCCAGGACGGCGGTGACGCGTTCGTCGTCGTCCGCGTCCATGCCGTCACGGACATCGGGGTTCGTCGCGTTCGCGCGGAACTCGGCGACGGCCTCGTCGGTGGCCTCCCGGGTGGTGCGGAGCGCGGAGAGCGCGTCCGAGGCCCGGGGGTCGGCGAGGTAGACGAGAGTCTGGCGGCGTTCCTGTTGCAGGACGCGGACGGCGTCCTCGGTGGGGTAGCCGACCTCCTCGACGAGGGACGACACGTGGAACAGCTGGGCCACTTCCCGGCCCGTCAGTACCGTGGCGAAGCCCCAGATCGCGATCAGGGACACCAGCGGCACGAGAAGCAGCGCCACGATCTTCCGGCGGATCGACTTCCCGCGAAAGCGCATGGCCTCCCCCAGCTCGACCCCCTCCGACAGGGGGTACACATGTACGTCAATAAACGGCGCGAGCCTACTACTGACTCGCACGTAACTCGAAGACCGGTCCGGAAGCCGAACATCCGCACCGGCGGCGAGTCATGGGGAGTTGTCCGTTCATTACGGGAGATTGTGTCCTGCCCGCCCTCCGTGGCGACCGTGCCGTAGTTGACCGGGACAGTTGGGCGGTTGGCCGGAAATTCACGTCCTTGGGAATCTTGAGGAGGCGTTGTTCGTCCTTCTCCATGGGAGTTGGGGGCGGAATCGGCCACAGGAGCCGCGTCCAGCAACCGGGCGGCGTAAAACAGCGCAAGCCGGGCAGCCGCTGGGGAGCCGTGCCTTCGGACACGGGCGAGCGGTCTGCCGGCAGTGGGGAGTGACATGTTGACGGACACGGCGGAGCGACGGAAAGCACCGTCGGGCGGCGGTGCGGACGAGGTGACCCACCGGGCGACCCGGCGTCCCTTCGAGGCGCCGGATCGCGACATTCCGACGAACGGACCCGCGACGACGGACGAACGCGAGGGTACGGCGGCCACGGCAGGCGGTCCGGCGGCGCGCGGGCGCATGACCGAGGCCGCGGCAGTCGGAGCGGCCCGGTCCGGTGAGGGCCGCACAGCCGAGGAGCAGGCGTACGAACGGCCGTTGTGGGTCGAGGAACCGGCGCGGCGACGCCGGTTGCCCGATCCGGTGCGGACCTCGGCGGTGCGCGCGGTGCTCATCATCGCCGTGACGCTGGTCCAGGCGATGGTCGCCTTCCTGTGCACCATGGCGGGTTCCTGGCTGGCGTTCCCGATGGTGCTGAGCAGTGTGGCCAGCACGGTGGTGGCCACCTGGGGCGCGCTCGACGTCTGGGTGACTCGTCAGGTGTGGAACCAGCGCAACGGCGTGGTGTCCACCCCCAGCAGCACCGCGCGCGCCCTGCGACGTGAACGGCGCAAGGAGCGTCGACAGGCGCTTGCGACCGAGCGGGCTCAGGAGCGGATACGTCGGCGGGAGGGGGCCGGACAGGTGGCGCACTCGTAAGGAGGGGCGCGGTCGTAGGGATGCGGGAACGCGCCGCACCGGGAGCACCCTCGTAGGGATGCCGGAGCGCGCGGAGGACGCCGGGACCGGCCCGTGCGTGGTGACGGGCCGTCGCGTCAGTGCGGGGTGCCGGACGGGCCGCCGTCGGTGGACCGCGAGCCGGTGTCGAGCCAGCCGTCGGCGACGCCCCCGCCGTGTGCCCCGCCCGGGAAGCTGATCGCTACCCCGCCCCCTGCCAGGGAGTCCCGGCCGAGTGCCCGATCAGTCGTCGGCCCGAGGCGGATTCCGAGCCGCGTTCCCACCAGCCGTCCGCTGCCGGTCGCGGGCCGCGCCTGCAACCGAGTCCGGCCGCGATTCCTGAGCCGGGACGCCCGGCCCGTGGGGGCGGGCGCTGGACACCGGCCACCGGCCCACAGGCTCGCCGGCCCACCGGGGCACGGGGGCGCCGGGGCGCGGGCCCCCGGGTCACCGGTTCTCCGAACCCACAGGACCGCCCGGTTGCCGGGTCGCGGGTCACCGGCCCAAAGGATCGCTGGGTCACCGGGTCACCGGATCGCGGGGTCGCCGACCCACCAGGCCACGCTCTACCAACGCGTTGGCCCGCCGCACCATCAACTCCCGCTTCCGCCTCTCGACTCACCGTGTCGCCGACCCCACCCGGCTCGCGTCACGCGTCAGTTCGCGTCGTGCCCGCATGAAGGGGCGCGGGCGGTCGACGGAGAGGACGGCGGTCGTGCGGCCGTCCCGCTCGTACAGGGCGAGGAAGCCGCCGTCGGCCGGGGCACCGTCGGTGAGGTCGCCCTCGGTGAGGCGGACGCTGTCCCCGGCCTGTCGGCGGCCGGCGAACTGGATGCGCGCGCCGTACTGGTCCGACCAGAAGTAGGGCAGTGACCGCACGGTCTCCCGTGTGCGCCCGGCGAGCAGGTTGGCCACGGCGACGCGGGGCTGCTCGGTCGCCGAGGTCCAGTGTTCTGCCCGGCTGCCGCCGACCCGGGCGACGTCCCCGACGGCGACCACCTGGGGCAGCGCCGTCACACAGCCGTCGTCGCACAGGACGCCGTCGTGCAGGGCGAGTGCCGAGCCCGCCAGCCAGCCGGTGTTGGGGGCGGCACCGATGCCGACGATCACGGTGTCGGCGGGGAGGACGCGGCCGTCGGAGAGGGCGACACCGGTGACGGAGACGGTGCCACGCAGTCCGGCCACCCCGGTGCCCGTGACCAGGCCCACTCCCCCGCGCCGGTGCAGCGCGGCGCACACCGCGGCCATCTCGGGGCCGAGGTGGGGCACGAGCGGGAGCGGAGCGGCCTCGACGACCGTGACGGTGTGCCCGAGCCCGGCGCAGGAGGAGGCGGTTTCGGCGCCGATGAAGCCGCCGCCGATCACGACCACCCGGCGCGGGCCGCCGGCGAGTTCGTCGCGCAGGGCGCGGGCGTCGTCGAGGGTGCGCAGGGTGTGGACGCCGACCAGGCTGTCACCGGGCAGCCGCCGGGCCGAGGCGCCGGTGGCGAGGACGACGCCGTCGGTGGAGACGGTGCGGCCGTCGTCGAGCAGGACGGTGCGGCCGCGGGCGTCGAGGCTGCGGGCACGGGTGCCGAGGAGCCACTCGGCGTCGAGGGCGGCGGTCTCCTCGTCGTCCGCGAGGGCGAGCCGGTCCTCATCCGCGCGTCCGGTGAGGAAGTCCTTGGAGAGGGGAGGCCGGTCGTAGGGGCGGTGGGGCTCTTCGCCGACGACCACCAGCCGCCCGTCGAAGCCCTGGGCGCGCAGTTCCCGGGCCGCGTACAGACCGGAGAGGGAGGCGCCGACGACGGTCACGGTCCTCATGCGGTACCGCTCCTGTCGCTCGGCGGCCGGTGCCGGGCCGGCGTACGCGCGGGCGGGACCGCCGTACGGAAAGGGGCGCTCGCAGGGGCCGTACGCCACCGGGCCACGGAGATCGCGAAGGTCACGGAGATCGCGGAGATCGCGGAGATCGCGGAGATCGCGGAGATCGCGGAGATCGCGGAGATCGCGGAATCTTCGGAGATCGCGGAACTTTCGGAGATCGCGGAGTTCACGCGGCGGTGCCCTCCTCAGCGCTGAGGTGGACGTGCACGACACCGCCGTCGTCCACGGTGACGCGGTGGGTGCGCACGGAGCGCCGGGCCGGGAGGGAGGTCGGCCGGCCCGTGCGGAGATCGAATGAGGCGGCGTGCAGCGGGCATTCGACCAGACAGCCTTCCAGCCAGCCCTCCGAGAGGGAGGCGTCCTGGTGGGTGCAGGTGTCGTCGATGGCGTACAACTCGCCGTCGTCTGTGCGGAACACGGCGATGGGCGGTGTCGTCTCGATGCGGACGGACTCGCCCTCGGGGAGGTCTTCGAGGCGGCAGACGGGAATCATGGGCCCCCCTCTCGGTCCGGGACGCTCGGTCCGGACCTGTGTCGTCCAGGCGGGAACAGGGAGTACGGACCGGAGGCGGTCCGGAGATCACGGCATGCTGGGGCGTCACTGGTCCAGCAGGTCGAAAGGCGCCGGACCTCGTCGGTCCGGATGGTCCGGGCCCTTCCGGGCACCGGACCCTTCGGTAACATGATGTTTCACATGGCGCATGAGCAAGCGCTATGCGCAACAGAATCCGGGCGGGACGCCCGCCACGTCAAGGGTTTCCCGCAGATGCGGCCCGAACCGGGCCCCCAGGTGGTGAGAGTTGAGCCATGACCCCCACGCAGAAGCAGTCAGACCGCGGCTCGGAGAAGGCCGCGTACCCGGAGAAGAGCGGCAGAGGGACCGCCAGCGCCGTCCAGTCGGTGGACCGCGCCGTGAGCGTCCTGGAGATCCTCGCCCGCCACGGTGAGGCGGGTGTCACCGAGATCGCCGACGAGCTGGACGTGCACAAGTCGACCGCGTTCCGGCTGCTCGGCGTCCTGGAGAACCGCGGTCTGGTGGCACAGGCCAAGGACCGCGGCAAGTACTACCTGGGGGCCGGTGTACTACGCCTGGCGGGGGCGGCGGCAGTGCGGCTGGACATCTCCCAGGAGGGCGTCCCGGTCTGCCGGGAGACCGCCGACGAGCTGGGCGAGACGGTGAACATCGCGGTCCTCGACGACGACGCGGCGGTCAACATCATGCAGGCCCGCGGCACCGCGTCCGTGACCGCCCAGAACTGGCTCGGCCGGCGCACCCCCCTGCACGCCACCTCCAGCGGGAAGGTACTGCTGGCGCACCTGCCGCCGACCCTGCGCGAGGGCCTGCTCGCACGTTCCCTGCCGCGTTTCACCGAGCGCACCATCACCGGTGCCTCCGTGCTGCGCGGCGAGCTGGAGGCCGTGGTGCAGCAGGGGTACGCCGTCACCCTGGAGGAGCTGGAGCTGGGCCTGACCGCCGTCGCCGCCCCGGTCCGCGCGCACGACGGCAAGGTGATCGCGGCGATCAGCGTCTCGGGGCCGGTGTACCGGCTGAACAGCGACCGGCTGCCGGAGGTCGCCAAGCGCACGGTCGCGGCCGGGGCGGAGCTGTCGCGCCGCATGGGATACGGCTTCTGACGCAGCGCCCGAGCAGGGCTCCCGTGCCGTGGCGCCCGAGCCGACCACGCGTCCACCCGTCCGACCACCCTCGCCAGCGGCTCCCTTCGGCCACCCGCTCCAGCCGCCCCGGCCCCCAGCCGCCCTCTCCGACATCCTCACCCCCTGACTCCACACGGTGCGGGACCGGATATTCCCGGTCCCGCACCGCTGTGTGTCCGGCAGGTTTCCCCCCTCCCGTTCCTTTTGCCAAGGGTTAACTCGCACCTCTTGACGGCCGCTTGCCGGCGTTCCCACTATGTTCCTCATCGCGCAACCCATAGTGCACTGCGCAACAGCAGAGGAGCTTGGTCGTGCCCCACGAGGTCCGTGCCGTAGTCGCTGTGAAGAAGGGCGCACCCGTCGAGGTGCGGACGATCGTCGTCCCCGACCCGGGTCCCGGAGAGGTGCTCGTCGCCGTGCAGGCCTGCGGGGTCTGCCACACGGACCTGCACTACCGGGAGGGCGCCGTCGACGACGACTTCCCGTTCCTGCTCGGCCATGAGGCGGCCGGCACGATCGAGGCGGTCGGCGAGGGCGTCACCGACCTCACGCCCGGCGACTACGTGGTGCTGGCCTGGCGCGCCCCCTGCGGTTCCTGCCGGTCCTGTCGCCGGGGCCGCCCCTGGTACTGCTTCGACTCCCGCAACGCCGCCCGGCCGATGACCCTGCTGGACGGCACCCCGCTCAGCAACGCCCTCGGCATCGGCGCCTTCGCGGAGAAGACGCTGGTCGCGGCGGGCCAGGCGGTGCGGATCGACCCGGCCGCCCGCCCGGAGGCCGCGGGCCTGATCGGCTGCGGGGTGATGGCGGGCTACGGGGCCGCGGTCAACACAGGCCAGGTCGGGCGCGGCGACTCGGTCGCCGTCATCGGCTGCGGTGGTGTCGGCGACGCGGCCATCGCGGGGGCCTGCCTGAACGGCGCCATGAAGGTCATCGCCGTCGACATCGACGACGGGAAGCTCGACCAGGCGGAGAGGTTCGGCGCCACGCACACCGTCAACTCGCGGGGCACGGATCCCGTCGAGGCGGTCCGCGCGCTCACCGACGGACACGGCGTGGACATCGCGATCGACGCGGTGGGCCGGCCCGAGACCTTCACGCAGGCCTTCTACATGCGCGACC carries:
- a CDS encoding IclR family transcriptional regulator, which gives rise to MTPTQKQSDRGSEKAAYPEKSGRGTASAVQSVDRAVSVLEILARHGEAGVTEIADELDVHKSTAFRLLGVLENRGLVAQAKDRGKYYLGAGVLRLAGAAAVRLDISQEGVPVCRETADELGETVNIAVLDDDAAVNIMQARGTASVTAQNWLGRRTPLHATSSGKVLLAHLPPTLREGLLARSLPRFTERTITGASVLRGELEAVVQQGYAVTLEELELGLTAVAAPVRAHDGKVIAAISVSGPVYRLNSDRLPEVAKRTVAAGAELSRRMGYGF
- a CDS encoding bifunctional 3-phenylpropionate/cinnamic acid dioxygenase ferredoxin subunit, translated to MIPVCRLEDLPEGESVRIETTPPIAVFRTDDGELYAIDDTCTHQDASLSEGWLEGCLVECPLHAASFDLRTGRPTSLPARRSVRTHRVTVDDGGVVHVHLSAEEGTAA
- a CDS encoding S-(hydroxymethyl)mycothiol dehydrogenase, translated to MPHEVRAVVAVKKGAPVEVRTIVVPDPGPGEVLVAVQACGVCHTDLHYREGAVDDDFPFLLGHEAAGTIEAVGEGVTDLTPGDYVVLAWRAPCGSCRSCRRGRPWYCFDSRNAARPMTLLDGTPLSNALGIGAFAEKTLVAAGQAVRIDPAARPEAAGLIGCGVMAGYGAAVNTGQVGRGDSVAVIGCGGVGDAAIAGACLNGAMKVIAVDIDDGKLDQAERFGATHTVNSRGTDPVEAVRALTDGHGVDIAIDAVGRPETFTQAFYMRDHAGLLVQVGVPSPEMKVELPLIDVFSRGGAIKSSWYGDCLPSRDFPFLIDQYLYGLLDLNAFVTETIALDQVEEAFAKMHRGEVLRSVVVL
- a CDS encoding FAD-dependent oxidoreductase, translating into MRTVTVVGASLSGLYAARELRAQGFDGRLVVVGEEPHRPYDRPPLSKDFLTGRADEDRLALADDEETAALDAEWLLGTRARSLDARGRTVLLDDGRTVSTDGVVLATGASARRLPGDSLVGVHTLRTLDDARALRDELAGGPRRVVVIGGGFIGAETASSCAGLGHTVTVVEAAPLPLVPHLGPEMAAVCAALHRRGGVGLVTGTGVAGLRGTVSVTGVALSDGRVLPADTVIVGIGAAPNTGWLAGSALALHDGVLCDDGCVTALPQVVAVGDVARVGGSRAEHWTSATEQPRVAVANLLAGRTRETVRSLPYFWSDQYGARIQFAGRRQAGDSVRLTEGDLTDGAPADGGFLALYERDGRTTAVLSVDRPRPFMRARRELTRDASRVGSATR